The sequence TAGGCTTTCAGGTCTGTTGATTGTGATGATAGCAGTCTTGTCTTCTCTGCTCAAAATTATATTTTCGTAGCTCATTAGCGGTCTATATCTTTAATAACCTGCAAATTAAAAATTATTTTGCAGAAAAAAGGGAAAAAGTTTAATTTTTTCCCTTTTTCTTTTATTTATAATAGTTTATTTTAAATGATTCATCATGTTTGAATCAATATTGATGTGTAAACCGGAAGCCACTTTCATGCCAAGCTCAATGTTTGCACGGAAAAAATGACACAATTGGCGGTTGATAATTTCATCTCTTTTCGGTCCGTCGATACCGCTCATATTGTCAATAATATTATGAACCAAACGATCTCTGTCTTCCTGATTCATTGCTTTTGTATACAATAATCCGGGTTGAGTGTAGTGATCATCATCATTTTCGTTACGGTTATAGTTTGCAACATGATTATTGTCTAACTCATATTCGAAATTCTTGTATGATGCATCGGGTTGAATATCGTCAAAGCTGTTAGGATGGTAATTGGGTTTATCCTGATATTCGCTGGAGTCTGCCATAAATCCGTCTCTTTGATAATTATTGACTGCGAAAGGGCATCTGTTTACTTCCAATTGATGTGCATTTACCCCCACTCTGTATCTGTGAGCATCGGGATATGAGAATAATCTTCCCTGAAGCATCTTGTCTGGTGAAAAACTAATTCCGTTTATTAAGTTACTAGGAGAGAACGTAGATTGCTCTACATGTGCAAAATAATTGACAGGAACTTCGTTCAATTCCATTTCGCCCACTTCAATTAACGGGAAATCTGCCTGAGACCATACTTTTGTAACATCAAAAGGATTCCATCTGAATTCTTTTGCCTGCTCTTCAGTCATTACTTGGATGTACATCGTCCATTTTGGGAAATCACCGTTATCGATTGCGTTGCAAAGGTCTTCCTGAGCAAAATCAGGATTTTCTCCTGCCATTTTTGTAGCTTCTTCGTTGGTGAAGTTTTTAATTCCTTGTTTTGTTTTAAAATGAAATTTCACCCAAGTTCTCTGATTGCTTTCATTAATCATTGAGAAAGTGTGAGATCCAAAACCATGCATGTGACGATAGCCATAAGGCGTACCTCTTTCAGACATTAAAATAAGAACCTGATGAAGCGATTCCGGATTTAAGCTCCAAAAATCCCACATCATTGTTGCACTTTTCAAGTTCGTTTTAGGAACTCTCTTTTGAGTGTGAATAAAATCGGGAAATTTTTTAGCGTCTTTAATAAAGAAAACCGGAGTGTTGTTTCCAACTAAATCCCAATTTCCGTCTTCTGTGTAGAATTTTAAAGCAAATCCACGAGGATCTCTTGCGGTGTCTGCGCTTCCTTTTTCACCACCAACGGTTGAAAAGCGGGCAAACATTTTACAAGAATTTCCTACTTTTGAGAAAAGTTTTGCTTTTGTGTATTGTGAAATGTCATGAGTAACGGTGAGTTTTCCATAAGCGCCGCTACCTTTCGCATGAACAATCCTTTCAGGAATTCTTTCTCTTACAAAGTGAGCAAGATTTTCCTGTAAAATAAAGTCCTGTAACAAAACTGGGCCTCTTGAGCCTACAGTTTGAGAATCCTGATGCTCAAAGTACGGAGCACCGCTGCTTGACGTTAATTTTTTCGAATCCATAGAGTTATAATTTGATTGATTTTTTCATTTTTTAAGAGCTGTATTCAGCTTAATAATTATCAAATTTAGTAGAAATTTTTATTGGTTATGCTAAAAACGTCATATCTTTGTCATAGATAATATTAATCAAATGAACATTCAGCAATTGGAATATCTTATCGCTGTCGATAAGTATAAACATTTTGGTAAAGCTGCTCAGGCTTGTTTTATAACCCAACCGACTTTGAGTGCAATGATACAGAAGTTTGAAGATGAGCTGGATGTGAAGGTTTTTGACAGGACGACCCACCCGATCCGTACTACTGATGTGGGATTACAGATTATTGATCAGGCTAAAGTTATTATTGAAGGGGTAAATGAACTTAGAAATAAAGCGAATTTATTAAACAATATTTTAGGAGGAACAATTAATTTGGGAATTATTCCAACGGTTTCATCATTTATCTTACCAACAGAAATTTTCCATTTTTTGGAAGAAAATCCTAAGATTCTGATGAATGTGAAAGAAATGACTACTGATAATATTATCAAAGCTTTAAAAGCTGGTGAATTAGATGCAGGAATTATTTCTACACCTTACGATAATGCCAACGAATTTTATCAGGATTTCTTATTTAATGAAGAACTGATGATTTACAGTTCGGATACTGAGGTAAATAAGAAAAATACATTTATCGTTCCTGACGAATTGAATGTAGAAAAAGTTTGGCTCTTGGAAGAAGGAAACTGCTTGAGAAATCAATTTGAAAATATCTGCCATTTAAAGGAAAACAGATTAAAGCCTAAAAATCTTGAGTTTTTAGCTTCGAATATTCAGACTTTGGTTCACATGGTTGATAAAGTTGGCGGAATCAGTATTTTACCTGAATTGGCTCTTAATCAGTTATCTGAAGAACAAAAAAATAAAGTTTTCAGATTTAAAAAACCTTTTCCTTACAGAGAAATCAGTATTATTTATTACAAGCCAACTTTCAAACAAAAAATCATCGATGAATTGAAAATTTTCATTAAAGATTCGTTGACTACAAAGCTGAATTTTAATGAAAATCCTAAAGATTACGTGAGCATCAAGCCTCAATAGTCTTATTCAAGCTTACGTAACCTAGTAATTTCAAGAAAAGTATAAATACCACGCAAAAGTTTTGAGTATTAGGAAAATAGTACTTAAATTTGCTGACGTTTATAACGAGGAAAAATTTGACCTGATTGCAACCTCTCTAAAAAAATGCTAAAACAGTATATTCTTTTTAGCTTTTCTGGGCAATTATTCATTTTTTTCTTCTACATTTAATTTTAAAAATACAAGAATAATATGTCTTATTTATTTACGTCTGAATCAGTTTCAGAAGGGCATCCTGATAAAATTGCCGACCAGATTTCCGATGCGTTAATCGATAACTTTTTAGCATACGACAAAACTTCAAAGGTAGCTTGTGAAACTTTGGTTACTACGGGTCAGGTTGTTTTGGCTGGTGAGGTAAAATCTGATGCGTATCTTGACGTTCAGACGATCGCAAGAGAAGTTATCAACGGAATCGGTTATACTAAAGGTGAGTATATGTTCAACGGTGATTCTTGCGGTGTAATCTCTGCAATTCACGAACAATCTCCGGATATCAATCAAGGGGTTGACAGAGCTGTAAATGACGAATCTTTCGAAGCTAAAGCAAACGCTCAAGGTGCGGGTGATCAAGGGATGATGTTTGGGTATGCAACGAATGAAACGTCTAACTATATGCCTTTGGCTTTAGATCTTGCACATACGATTCTTAAAGAACTTTCTGCAATCAGAAGAGAAGATTCTGAAATCAAATATCTACGTCCGGATGCAAAGTCTCAGGTAACTATTGAGTATTCTGATGATCACAAACCGGTAAGAATTGATTCTATCGTAGTTTCTACCCAGCACGACGATTTTGCTGCTGAAGAAGAAATGCTGAATAAAATCAGAGAAGACATCAAAACTATTTTGATTCCTAGAGTTGTGGCTTTGCAGACTGAGGAAATCAAGGCTTTATTCAATGATCAAATCAAGTATCACATCAACCCAACTGGGAAATTCGTAATCGGAGGTCCTCACGGAGATACAGGTCTTACAGGAAGAAAGATTATCGTTGATACGTACGGTGGGAAAGGTGCTCATGGTGGTGGCGCATTTTCAGGAAAAGACCCTTCAAAAGTAGACAGAAGTGCAGCGTACGCTACAAGACACATTGCGAAAAACTTGGTAGCTGCAGGTGTTGCAGACGAGGTTTTAGTACAAGTTTCTTATGCTATCGGTGTTGCTGAACCTTGTGGTTTATACATCAACACATACGGAACTTCTAAAACTGGTTTGAATGATGGAGAAATCGCTAAAAAAGTTTCTACAATTTTCGATCTTAGACCTTACGCAATTGAGCAAAATCTGAAGTTGAGAAATCCTATCTACCAAGAGACTGCTTCTTACGGTCACATGGGAAGAGAGCATTTCGTTGCAGATAAAACTTTCAACAAAGGTCATAAAAATGAATTGACTCTTACAGGTCTTGAATTTTTTACTTGGGAAAAATTAGACAAAGTAGAAGAAATTAAATCTGCTTTTGGAATTTAATCTTTTCTTTTAGATATTTAAACTGCTTTATCTTCATGAGATAAAGCAGTTTTTTTTAATTTTACGTTTTAAATAAAATAAGATGAAGAACTTTCGTTGGGTAGTGGCAATAATATTTATATGTTTTCTAAGCGCTTTTGCAAATGCTCAGGTTACAATACATAAAATGTTGAATGTAGGATATGTATATCAAAATCAAAGCTTTGGCGAAGTAGGAGGGAAATTGCTTTTCTTGAAAACTGATGATGTCATCTACCGATTAGGTGCTTCTGCATTGATGGGCTCTGCCAATTCTGAATTTGCCATCATGCCAAAAGTGAATGCTGATATTTTATTGAATTTTGAAAAAAATGTAGATTTCAAACATTCCTATTATTTTCTTGCCGGTATTGAAGGGACCAACAAATATGTAGCTCCAAAAATTGGTGTTTCATTATTTGGGCTTCTGGATTTAACCGGAGGATATGCCTTTTCTATAGCAGATTCAAGATTAAATGGAAAAGAATTGAAAGGTTTAAATATTAATTTCACACTAAATATTCCTACGACGTTCTTACATGACATGTTTAAGTAGGTTTTATTAAATATTTATTCTAAATATTTAATAATTACTTAACAGTTATTAAAATTTTATTTATATTTACAGCATAATTTAATGCT comes from Chryseobacterium sp. 3008163 and encodes:
- the metK gene encoding methionine adenosyltransferase is translated as MSYLFTSESVSEGHPDKIADQISDALIDNFLAYDKTSKVACETLVTTGQVVLAGEVKSDAYLDVQTIAREVINGIGYTKGEYMFNGDSCGVISAIHEQSPDINQGVDRAVNDESFEAKANAQGAGDQGMMFGYATNETSNYMPLALDLAHTILKELSAIRREDSEIKYLRPDAKSQVTIEYSDDHKPVRIDSIVVSTQHDDFAAEEEMLNKIREDIKTILIPRVVALQTEEIKALFNDQIKYHINPTGKFVIGGPHGDTGLTGRKIIVDTYGGKGAHGGGAFSGKDPSKVDRSAAYATRHIAKNLVAAGVADEVLVQVSYAIGVAEPCGLYINTYGTSKTGLNDGEIAKKVSTIFDLRPYAIEQNLKLRNPIYQETASYGHMGREHFVADKTFNKGHKNELTLTGLEFFTWEKLDKVEEIKSAFGI
- a CDS encoding catalase, whose protein sequence is MDSKKLTSSSGAPYFEHQDSQTVGSRGPVLLQDFILQENLAHFVRERIPERIVHAKGSGAYGKLTVTHDISQYTKAKLFSKVGNSCKMFARFSTVGGEKGSADTARDPRGFALKFYTEDGNWDLVGNNTPVFFIKDAKKFPDFIHTQKRVPKTNLKSATMMWDFWSLNPESLHQVLILMSERGTPYGYRHMHGFGSHTFSMINESNQRTWVKFHFKTKQGIKNFTNEEATKMAGENPDFAQEDLCNAIDNGDFPKWTMYIQVMTEEQAKEFRWNPFDVTKVWSQADFPLIEVGEMELNEVPVNYFAHVEQSTFSPSNLINGISFSPDKMLQGRLFSYPDAHRYRVGVNAHQLEVNRCPFAVNNYQRDGFMADSSEYQDKPNYHPNSFDDIQPDASYKNFEYELDNNHVANYNRNENDDDHYTQPGLLYTKAMNQEDRDRLVHNIIDNMSGIDGPKRDEIINRQLCHFFRANIELGMKVASGLHINIDSNMMNHLK
- a CDS encoding LysR substrate-binding domain-containing protein — protein: MNIQQLEYLIAVDKYKHFGKAAQACFITQPTLSAMIQKFEDELDVKVFDRTTHPIRTTDVGLQIIDQAKVIIEGVNELRNKANLLNNILGGTINLGIIPTVSSFILPTEIFHFLEENPKILMNVKEMTTDNIIKALKAGELDAGIISTPYDNANEFYQDFLFNEELMIYSSDTEVNKKNTFIVPDELNVEKVWLLEEGNCLRNQFENICHLKENRLKPKNLEFLASNIQTLVHMVDKVGGISILPELALNQLSEEQKNKVFRFKKPFPYREISIIYYKPTFKQKIIDELKIFIKDSLTTKLNFNENPKDYVSIKPQ